Within Urocitellus parryii isolate mUroPar1 chromosome 10, mUroPar1.hap1, whole genome shotgun sequence, the genomic segment AAGAACTTCTAATCTTCCAGGTTCTTTAAATATTGtgtgattttaaaatgacttgtgggctggggttatagctcagtggtagaacatttgtctagctagcatgtgtgaggcactgggtttgatctttaacacctcataaaaataaaggtccatcaactaaaaaatattttttaaaaaattaatgtgatttggggctggggctgagtggtagagcacttgcctggcacatgtgaggccctcagcaccacataaaaaataaacaaaataaaggtgtgtgcccatttacaactaaaaaaaaaaaaagtgatttgtaCTATTCATTTACATTGAATTAATGCAATAGAAAACATAtcttagggttttttgttttttgataccagggattgaactcaggtgctctCAAATACGAAGCTACATACCCAGctccttttttcaaattttgaggcagggtctagctaagttgctgaggttggttttgaacttgcttatcctcctgcctcagcctccagaactactggaattataggcatgcacactATGCTTAGCAATCTAACATATTTTAATGTTCTGCTGATGGTGAAGGGGAAATCACTGTCTAAATTTTTCTAAGATGCTAATGAAGAATCATTAGGCTAGGACTGTAGCctagtggtaaagtgtttgcttagcatgcaagaggccctgggttcaaattctaagcacagtaaaaaaatatatatatattcaattaagtttttcttcttcttctttttaattcagccacttttattttttatttttttgagagagagaatttttttagtatttattttttagtttttggtggacacatctttgtttgtatgtggtgccaggcaagtgcactaccgcttgagccacatccctagccctcaatTAAGTTTCTTAAGATAACTACTGGAACATTATTTATGCTATGCTTCTGAAATGTTTTGTACCATGCTCTTAATCAGTCCTGTTCAAAAGTCTAGAAAACTCAAGGCTCAAGCCCTTTGTGCCAAATAGACTTactaaagcaggaaaaaataagtATGCCTCAAAACACACTGTTAAATTCAACAGGACACAATCAACTATATCAAGTCTTCCCTCCCATCCCTAGCCTTACTTGCCAAAGGTACCCACTTTCCTGAGAAAATGAGTCTACTTTAGATTTTAAGTGCCTTTCTAAGCATAgcgtatttgttttttttttttttttttgtaccagggattgaacccaggggcactctaccactgggccacccagctcttttttatattttactatttacatacagtttttaatttacaatattttcacAATTTCCCTTCTTTAGTACCATACtcattaccaaaaacaaaacaaaaaagaaacccaaaccaaaacccacTTTTTTATGTCAACTTCTTATTATATTTGAAACCAAAGAGATTAAGGTAATTTTAtgaactcagaattttttttaagtacatgaaatttccattttattatacaGTTTTATATCACACTAGTTCAAATGCATTTCTCTAAAAACTCTTCCAAAACTTCTTTGGGATTAACTGAGTCATCTCTAACATGGCTATGGCTTTACCACTGATGCTGaagttaaacaaataaaattccaaatgatTGAATTTTTACATTAATAAGCTAAGAAATGGCCTCAGATTAATAGGGGTGTTAATCTCCATCAAGAAATGTTGTTGAAATGTTTCTTCTGATTCAGCAGTTATAAGTCAGAATCTTCAAAAAACAAGGGCAGAACAAAAGTACCAAGAAGCTTATGCAGCTTATACCTCCCACAGTCCTAAGCCCAAgagaagcaaagcaaagcaacTTTCCTGCAAGCTAAATGGGTCTCCAGTACTTGCATCTAATTGAGCTTTCAGAGATATATACCTATCATCAATAGGTTTACCACCTAGGCTATGGTTGCACTAATTATGTCTAAATAGTTTAATACCCATCCAAGTCCAAAGGTGAAAAAACACATACACTGGTATGGTAATCGGCAAGAGCAAACTATAAAAGCAAAGGCTAGCAGTACTGGTACAGCCCTGTGGGAAGTTTTCTTCCACAGAGGCAGAGTAGAACAATCCTGCTAAAGAGATGAGTGGAATCAGAACAGTCAACGTTGGCAGAGACAGAAACATTCTTCTTTCCCACTTACTACCCGCCACCTTGTCTGAAAAGGTATATagtattaagaaaatttaattgtttttaaaaaattatgagttaGTGTTGCTCCgtttcttcttgtttcttattttgctgTGTCGTCCTAGCTGCTTGTGGTATCATATTAGGAATCCCATCAATGATTGGATAGGCTATTCCCAATTCTTCATTAATCAATTCATTTGTTGAGGCTTCATAtctgagggggggaaaaaagaaca encodes:
- the Pigy gene encoding phosphatidylinositol N-acetylglucosaminyltransferase subunit Y; translation: MFLSLPTLTVLIPLISLAGLFYSASVEENFPQGCTSTASLCFYSLLLPITIPVYVFFHLWTWMGIKLFRHN